The Xiphophorus maculatus strain JP 163 A chromosome 21, X_maculatus-5.0-male, whole genome shotgun sequence genome window below encodes:
- the LOC111606216 gene encoding melanocortin receptor 4-like, translated as MNSTAQQGLIPCYLNRSLRLGTLPEKDVSGEEKDSSAGCYEQLPISTEVFLTLGIISPLENILVIAAIIKNKNLHSPMYFFICSLAVADMLVSVSNALETIVIELINGGSLTIPVTLIKSMDNVFDSMICSSLLASICSLLAIAIDRYITIFYALRYHNIVTIQRALLVIAGIWTCCTVSGILFIIYSESTMVLICLITMFFTMLVLMASLYVHMFLLARQHMKRIGALPGNAPIQQRANMKGAITLTILLGVFVVCWAPFFLHLILMITCPRNPYCTCFMSHFNMYLILIMCNSVIDPIIYAFRSQEMRKTFKEIFCCS; from the coding sequence ATGAACTCCACGGCTCAGCAAGGCTTGATCCCATGCTACCTGAACAGGAGCCTGCGCCTAGGAACTCTGCCAGAGAAAGACGTTTCCGGAGAGGAGAAGGATTCCTCTGCTGGCTGCTACGAGCAGCTGCCGATTTCCACCGAGGTCTTTCTCACTTTGGGCATCATCAGCCCGCTGGAGAACATCCTGGTGATCGCCGCCATCATCAAGAACAAGAACCTCCATTCCCCGATGTACTTCTTCATCTGTAGCCTGGCGGTCGCTGACATGCTGGTCAGCGTCTCCAACGCCTTGGAAACGATCGTCATAGAGCTGATCAACGGCGGCAGCCTCACCATCCCCGTCACGTTAATCAAAAGCATGGACAACGTGTTCGACtccatgatctgcagctctctgcTCGCCTCCATCTGCAGCTTGCTCGCCATCGCCATCGACCGCTACATCACTATCTTCTACGCCCTGCGATACCACAACATCGTCACCATCCAGCGGGCGTTGCTGGTCATCGCCGGCATCTGGACATGCTGCACCGTCTCTGGCATCCTGTTCATCATCTACTCAGAGAGCACCATGGTGCTCATCTGCCTCATCACCATGTTCTTCACCATGCTGGTCCTCATGGCGTCGCTCTACGTTCACATGTTCCTGCTGGCGCGCCAGCACATGAAGCGCATCGGTGCCCTGCCGGGCAATGCGCCCATCCAGCAGCGCGCCAACATGAAGGGCGCCATCACCCTCACCATCCTGCTGGGGGTGTTTGTGGTGTGCTGGGCGCCCTTCTTTCTGCACCTCATCCTGATGATCACCTGCCCCAGGAACCCCTACTGCACCTGCTTCATGTCGCACTTCAACATGTACCTCATCCTCATCATGTGCAACTCCGTCATCGACCCCATCATCTACGCTTTTCGCAGCCAGGAGATGAGGAAGACCTTTAAGGAGATCTTCTGCTGCTCATAG